The sequence catttatatatgttaagaaATCACAGAAAATACAAACGAGTGATCTAtgataaaacaacaaacatgTAGGAGTAATTAGGTAAGTTTCCAtattaaaaagagagaaaaaaatgatttgggAAAGCATGAATTTAAAGAGAGATGAAATGTGGTCATCAAGTCACTTACGCTGAAAATAACTGGGGGCAATTTTAAATACGTAACGTGAGAAAAGCATAGGTTTGTAAATTTTACCGGGGACCTCTTAATCATAAGAATCCCATATAGAAGTTGCGGTCAATGTATTGTGAAAATTAAATAGAACCCCCCACTTCTCACACATCTTGTATACATCACAAGATAACATATTGAAGTTagattaataatgtttattatttaaagcTAAAAATATTGTCGACCAAAGagtaaaattaatgaaaaatattaggCATTAACGTCGGCTCTACCAGTACTATATATTGCCTTTTGAGTTTATATTCATTGCAAATTCTCTATCTCCTTCCTCTCTCGACCTCTTTCTCTTTATTTGTCACGCCGACATCGAAGGACCAGAGTGTCGAAGATTAAACAAATGATGAACGAGAAGGAAGATATCATGTCGGAGCCATTCATCGTCAAGACGATTAATGATGAAGAAGCGACGCTTCATGATTATGAACGCTACAATAATAATCCACAGGGCAATACCTCTTTCTCCAAAACTTGTTTCCATGGCATTAACGCTTTATCAggtttgttttttacttttttctaaatttaatttttcacgTTGATTTATTCAACACGTTTTATTCTTATCTCCAATTCTATAACTCACGGCCAAGGTTCCAACACTTAGCTTATCAAGTTATCCACATGTGTGGATATATGGTCTGTTTTCATTATAACCATCTTATTCTTTTGATAATTTGAtacaaaaaactaaatttagCTACATCCCAGATGCTCTTATTACTCAAGCATTTGACTTTATCTACATCCCAGATGCTCTTATAACTCAAGCTTTTGACTTTATCTTGTATTTAGATTTAGATTGCTGCGTAGAAGTTCAATCTTATTTTTGcctcatattttaaaattcattaactAGCCTTGGTTTATATCATTTGAACCAAATTTAAACCAAATGTAAATCAATCCGAACTTTTGTTTCGTCAAGATTCagtattataatttttgataaCTATATATAGGAAGAATAAAGCAAACAAACCAAACATTTGTTTGACTTCCAGTCATGTTTTGGTTAGGTTATTTcggtttaaaataaaaatagaaagcGTCTAAACCATTCGGCTGAGTTTTCAATGGAGTATTGCATGTTATTAGCAGTGTGGTTATGTGCCTATCAAACAGGTCGTTATCACAGTATCATTGTGCGTTTAATGATTATAGATCAAACTAGGTTTTGGTTTTACACATGTTTGGCCAGACAATAATAAAGCCATCTTTGCTATCTCTATCCATATATGAATATgcatacaaacaaaaaaacaccaaCAAGTGATTAAAAAGAAAGCAGTAGTCCCACTTCTCTTCCAATATCTTAACACAACGTGTCCCTTAGCAAGCCTAACACACTAACAACACTTCTTCCTTATTCCATTTGTGTTCTTCTTCCTCTACAAGGTTCTTAAATCCTATCATATCTTGAAGATAACGATCTTGTTTCTTTGAGTGACGTCTATTTTacgtttaaaaacaaaacatctaaaagattacaatattttttgacatatgaacacaaacaaaataacattttcattTGCACTTTGAACAATCAGttctttattaaactttttgtctttgtttttagGTGTTGGTATATTATCAGTCCCATATGCACTAGCATCCGGAGGGTGGCTAAGTTTGATCATACTCTTCATCATAGCCATCACAACTTTCTATTGTGCCATTCTTATTAAAAGATGCATGGACATGGATCCACTTCTCAGAACTTACCCGGACATTGGCCACAAAGCCTTTGGAAACACAGGACGTGTCATCGTCTCAATCTTCATGAACCTTGAGCTTTACCTTGTGGCTACTAGTTTCTTGATCTTAGAAGGTGACAACCTTAATAAACTCTTCTCAAACGTTGGATTCGACTTCATGGGTATAGAATTTGGAGGGAAGCAAATGTTCATCGTCCTTGTAGCTCTTATTATACTTCCCTCGGTTTGGTTAGATGATATGAGGATTCTTTCTTATATTTCGGCGAGTGGTGTCTTTGCTTCCGGGTTGATTCTTGCTTCTATCTGTTGGGTTGGTGCATTTGATGGAGTAGGATTCAAGAACAATGACTCAAAGATGTTTCGTACTAATGGAGTCACTACCTCCGTGAGCTTATACATGTTTTGTTACTGCGCTCATCCGGTTTTCCCAACTCTATATACTTCCATGAAGAACAAACACCAATTCTCTAACGTAAGTTTTATCAAAACATATCGTTTAATTCGAGTTTATTATGTGTtccaatttaaaactaattgacGATAAATGGATTGATTCaaatcttttttatatattatctactCCCGATGTTCTGGAGCTTTATATTCTCACACGtgccatctttttttttggttcgaaGCTTAAACTAATGAGTTTGCATGTTTTATTGTTGGTTTCATTTTTGTAGGTTATGGTTATATGTTTCACAATATGCACATTCATATACGCATCGGTGGCGATATTGGGCTACTTAATGTATGGATCAAATGTTGACTCACAAATAACACTTAATCTCCCAACTGATAAGCTTAGTTCAAAAGTGGCGATATGCACTACATTGGTGAATCCGATTGCTAAGTTCGCCCTCATGGTTACGCCTATTCTCGACGCATTGAGAAGCCGGTTTATGCGTAACAAAAAAGCAGGCGGTCTAGTCCTTGGTACGATGTTGGTTGCTAGCAATGTGGTTGTGGCAATGCTTCTTCCGTTTTTTGGTGAACTAATGAGTTTGGTCGGAGCATTCTTGAGTGCAACTGCTTCGGTTATATTGCCTTGTTTGTGTTATCTAAAGATCTCTGGCAAATACCGAAGACTCGGGCCGGAGACACTGGTTCTCATTGGTATTGTACTAATCGGTATCGTGGTTATGATAACCGGAACATACAAGGCGGTCAAGGACATTTTTGGCCAGGTTTTGAAGTCTCAATAGGTGAAAATCTAGCTAGTTTCTTGAGTTTATTGTGTAGAAGAAAATTTGTAATACCAATACAATAGACCATAGTATTATTCTTTAATGAAAGAAACAGTTCTTAAACTTTTAAACATAATAGTCAAAGTgtattcatcatcatcattcatcaTAACATGTGCTCCTTGTTTGTGATGACTGATGAGAATGATATGATGGGTTGGACATGATCGGAGATTGACTTGAAACATACTATCACTGGACTTGTCTTTCTCTAGGCTTCATACTCTTATATTGTTAGAGCATCCTGATTCTCTCGTGTatcgaaaaaatataaaattattattttatcacaatcttactataaattttaagaaaatagaaaaattaagtAAATTATAATAAGATAAATGTACAATAGTCAGATTTACTTGGATTAATAGAGGTGCAAATAGCGTGGCTGACAAGTTAGCGAAGCAAAGGATCTtgaatgacaatttttttttatgtttcaccACTTTGATTATGTAACTTTTAACTACTCTAACTGAGAGTTTCGttgtgaaaaaataataataatatagattaataaGTTCGAACAAGCCACTATAAAAAGGCCCAAAACTCATTATAGAAGCCCAATCATAAGCCCACTTTTGTATTATTTCGTTAAACACTAGGCCTTTTTACGAGCAAGTATACGACGAAACGCTGCCGTTTCAATGGAATTCGATCCTTCACTGATTTTACTCGACCTTCCTCTTCGTGCGTGGTGGAATGTTCGAAAGCTCAAATTGCAGCAGATGATTAAGAAGAAGACCAACAAACGTCTACCACTTTCCTCAATCGCATGCTTAATCTCCTCTCCTCCAGATACTCTACTCGGCTTAAGGCTTCTCTTCTCTCACGCCGTCACTCTTTCGCGTCGTCCTCCTCCTCCACTACCTCATCAGCTTCGTCCTCTTCAAGAAAGTATGTATCTTCCTCACTCTCCGGAGATATACTGGATCGGTACTCATGGTCTCTTAGTGGGTCAGCGAAGGCTTCATCTTCTCCTCTAAAGGGCTTGCTTTTGGACCTGTCCGATGCGGTTCCCGACATCACCCGCAGATTCAGAAGATTCCacggcctaaaacccgaacaaGTCCTCGAATTGCTTCTGGGTTTCGAATCCGAGCTTCAGAGATGCGGAAAGGTCCGACCTTTATGGAATATTTTCAGATGGGCTAGTAAGCAGCACAAAGGGTTTAAGCACCACTCTCAGGTTTACGAGATCATGGCGTCGTTGCTTATCAGAGAAGGAATGGTTAAGGAAGCTGAGCTCTTGCTGTTGGAAATGGAGAAGGACGGAGAGACGTTGGATAACGAGGTGGTTTTCTGCGATTTGATTCAGAAGTATGTGGATGGTTTTGATTCGAGGAAGGCggttatgttgtttgattggaTGAGGGGTAAGGGTTTAGTGCCTTTGAGTTCGTGTTATGAGACTCTGATTGATCATTTGGTTAGAGTTTGTAAAACAGAATCAGCTTATAGAGTTTGTTTGGATTGGGTTGAAGCAAGGGATGAATCATACAACATGAATAAGATTGGGAAAGTTATTGAGTTACTCTGCTTGGACCATAGGGTTCAGGAAGCTAGAGATCTAGCGAGAAAGCTTAGTAACCAAACTAGCTCTATATATAGCAGGATTTGTTTAGGGTATAACGAGAAGCAGGACTTTGAGGATCTCCTGAGTTTCATCCGTGAGGTTAAGTACAAACCTGATGTGTTCGTTGGGAACAGGATAGTGCATTCTCTCTGCAGAAAGTTTGGCTCAGAGAGAGCTTATGTATACACGGAGGAGCTTCAACGCTTGGGGTTTAAACCCGATGAGGCCACGTACGGTATCTTGATCGGGTGGTGTTGTCACGAAGGAGATCTGAAAAGAGCGTTTCTTTACTTATCCGAGATTGCGTCAAAGGGTTTAAAGCCTGATGTGTATAGCTACAACGCTGTCTTAAGCGGGCTTTTTAGGAAAGGACTGTGGGAGCATACTGGTTGTGTTctggaggagatgaaggagaACGGAGTGTTGTTGGGGTTGTCGACGGTTAAGGTAATGGTGGCTGGGTACTGCAAAGCGAGACGGTTTGAAGAAGCTAAGAAGATTGTTAAGGAAGCATCTAAAGTTGAAGATCCGCTAACAAAAGTGGGGTTTGATCCTTTAGCCGTTAGGTTGAAGAGAGACAATGGCTCTGGACTCTCCAAAGCAGAGTTCTTCGATGAGCTTGGGAATGGACTATACTTGGATACTGACTTGGATGCTTACGAGGAGAAGGTGAACATGGTGCTTGACAGATCCGTCTTACCTGAGTTTAATCTGCTTATTGTTGGAGCTTGTGAAGACGGTGATTTACACAGAGCGTTGAGTCTTCTTGATGAGATGCCTCGTTGGGGTCAGAAGCTATCTCGTAGAGGCTTCACTGTTTTGATGAAGAGTCTCTGCGTGTCCCGTTCTTATGTGAGAGTGAGTGTTAGCCTAATGAGGAAATGGCCGAAGCTGGCTAATCAGTTAGACGGAGAGACTCTCAACTTTCTTGTACAAGAGTATTGCAAAAAGGGACTTAGTCGCCAGAGCAAACTTATTTTCCATAGAATGTCTCATCAAACGCATCTTCATATCGATAACGCAACTTACACATCTCTGATAAGTTGTTTCTGTAAGAAAGAATCACTCAAGGATCTACTCAATGTGTTGGACGCTGCAAAAAAGGCTAACTGGTTACCTCATTTGGAAACTTGCGGAGCTTTATGGGAATGTCTCCTTCAGAAAGGACTAGTGAATGAAGCGGTTAAGCTCTTTGAGCGTGTATTCACATCAAAGTCAGAAGCGTGTAGGAGTTTCATGGAGAAGCTCACAGCTCTTGGGTTTTCTCTAATGGCTTACTCTATTGTGGAGAGACTTGAAGGAGAGGGTCATGTTGTGGAAGAAGAGGTGTACAACCATCTCATCAAGGGACTATGTAAAGACAGGAACGATTCAGCTGCATCTGCTGTACTAGACAAAATGCTACAGAAGGCATTTACTTCAGATGCTTTGATAGAAGGACTATGCTTAGCTGGGAAGATGTCTGACGCAGAGAATCAGTTAAGAACAAGATTATCAAATGGTGTTTCCTTAGATAACGATACCTACAGTTTGATGTTTGGAGGTTACTGTAAAGGTAACAACTTGAGGAGAGTTGAGGAAGTACTAGGAATCATTGTGAGGAAGAACGTGATCTGTTCTGTTACGAGTTACAGAGAATACGTTCGGAGAATGTGTTCAGAGCGTAAGTTTATTAGTCTGTTGCTAGGAGAAAGCAATCCTGACGGTGTAATCATCTACAATCTGCTGATCTTCTATCTGTTTAGGGATAAGAATCATAAGGAGGTTGAGAAAGTTTTGCTTGAAATGCAAGGAAGAGGATTCTTGCCTGATGAAGCCACGCTTAACTTTCTTGTTTACGGATACTATTCTTGTGGAGATTATTTGAATTCTCTGAGATATCTCTCGGCTATGATCTCTGAAGGGATGAGACCGAATAAGCGGAGCTTAAGAGTGGTTATCAGTTCTCTGTGTGAGAGTGGAGATGTGAAGAAAGCTATGGAGTTGTGGGAGGTGATGGAGTCAAAAGGATGGAGTTTTGGTTCTTCTGTTGTACAAACCAAGATTGCTGAATCTTTAATTTCGAGAGGTGATATGGCAAAAGCTGAAGACTTTCTGACTTGTGTGACACGCAATGGCCTTATGGCTCCCTACTACGATAACGTCATCAAGAAGCTAACTGGTTTAGGGAGTCTCAGCGTTGCGGTTCACCTCTTGAACATAATGCTAAAGAACCGGAAGATTCCGGATTCTTCAAGCTATGATTCAGTCATCAACGGGTTGTTGAGATGCAGCAGCAACAAGTTGGATGAAGCTAGGGACTTTCATGCGGAGATGTTGGAGCTAGGTCTAAGTCCAAGCGTAAGTACATGGAGTGGTCTTGTTCATAAGTATATTGAAGCGTGTCAAGTTATGGAAGCAGAACGACTTATCAAATCGATGGTTGAGTTAGGTGGAACACCGAGTCAGGAGATGTTTAAGGTTGTGATTGAtcggtttagagttgagaataATACGGTGAAAGCTTCGGAGATGgtggagatgatgcagaagtGTGGCTATGAAGTTGATTTCGAGACTCATTGGTCTTTGATAAGTAACATGAGCTCTTGTAAGGAGAAGAAGACAGAAGCTGGCCAAGGGTTCTTGTCTAGGCTTCTCTCTGGGAATGGGTTTTCTTGGAAGCGATAACTAATTTTGAAACTCAAGTTAAGATCTTGTACTGTAGCTGCTCTTGTTGGTGATGGAAcattaatgcatgttttctCTTAGTTACTACTACTTCTTGTCTTTGGTTCAAGATGTCTCAATTGTTAATTTTACTCTTTTGAAGGTGACTTTTCAAGGGATTTGATCCGTCACTCACTACTCAACCtcatatattaagtttatagtCCTTCTGACAATCGATTGATCTGTTTGTACAAAGTTTGCTTGATTGTTTCTCTCTACGTACTTCTTATAGTGAGACTTTCTTAGTTGGTTGTTTGTTGCCAAATTAACTTCTCACAAGTAATGCTTATGTTTTGCCTTTTGTGGGTTAACAGGATTGCATGTTGTTTGgtctcttttttgtttgtttgttgactTTTTAGCTGTATGGTTTATTGGTCatgattaaagacaatggatgAGAGGTTAATTACTAAGAGATGATGTGACTGAGACCAGGCTTATAAAAGAGAGTTTTTATTAAGAAACCAAGTTCACTCGTTAatggtttttattttcaaagaagCAGACAGAGAGAGAGTTTGAAATGATTGGATATAACATAACTATCATGAATTTCAAGATTAGACTTATAAAGAGAGTTCTTATCAAGAAACCAAGAAGTTCTGTGGTTagtgatttttcttttcaaagagGCAGAGAGAGTTGGAAATAATTGGATATAAGTTATAACTATCATGAAGTTCAGTATTAAAGGAAGCAAGTTCGTTATCTGGTTCTTTTCCATTGAAAGAGTTGCTTAAGGTAGTGATTAAAGACTTTTTTTTCCACTCCTTAATTGCTATTATTTTTATCAGGGTGATACCATTGTTTAACATCAATCTAAGACTATTCTAATGTCTTCTTCTCTAATTATGTCGAAACTGAACCTTGTTTATATCCGAGTTTTTGTAttatatatcttctatttttgtCAGCTTgtattatatatctatacatGATAGTTTTTAATGTAAATGTGTTCTTATGTACAGCCTGAAAAAGCTTCAGGAACCAAGCTAGAAGTGTTAGACTTTTTCAGTCTGATGAATCAGATTGAGCTTGATGCAGAGTAGCGTCTTCTCACATGATTTTAAAGCTCAGTTGATGACTTTCTTGATTTTTACAATGTCTGATCAAGTACACTAATTGCAGGAGATTTGTAGCATTCATCAAATGTGGGAAGCGGTGGTGGATCGACAGAATACCAACAAGTGGCATCATTTATGAATAGGCAAATATTGAAGTAATGTTAGGAGTTAGGACCATAACAGAGTGTCAATATGGAGTCAGCAATGTCATTTATAGAGGTTTGTCCCCATTGTCCTTTACATCATTTGTAGCAGccatttaaaatttttctttgATCCATGCAGCTTTCATATTCACatttattcatttttctttttattttcttaataaaactgatttctttttgtttttatttgtgcAAATCTTTATGGTTTTGTCTTCTCTGATTCGATGAAGATGCATCTTATACCCCACAAGTTGAAGTTGGGATCCCACTCAATAAATCCCATTTTTTTTGCCTTTATGCATGGAACACATCAAGCTACTCTTCTTTGTTTGGTCTTGTAAAAATCTCTTTAGGTAATGAATGGCAACAGCGTTTTTTATAAAAGCGGTACGGTATTTGTGGGTCCTACAACTTTGTTACCAATCACAATATATTGCAACTTTGAGTGCGTTATTGTGTTTCTGGAAAACCGCAATTTGTTACCAATCATGTTTTCTCCTTCTTAATTTgcgttttttgaaaaaagacaacaattttttttttgcggttttccaaaaaatatttactcagTGGACCGCAGTTATTTGTCCCACTACCATTAACCAGCGGTTCAACATGAATTCCGcaccaaataaattattttatcatttttctataattttatgataataaAAACATGTCTATCGACATTAATAAATAATCTATGAGACGAATGCTTTTGGTTTACGTTTTGTGAGAGCCTGTTGGTTAATTTGACTAATCTATATACAACGATAGTAAgagtatttttaattaaattaagagTATCATTCATTTCAATAAATTGACTTTATACTAATCATGTTATtgttaatttagtttttataagATTGTCATCAATAAGTTATATTTaaacatcaaattttaattaattaacattatttcaatatttttcatGAATTATgattataacaattttatttcaaaataatttgatatttaaatttatattaaaaaaattatgatgatATTGTCACTAAcaaccaaatttaattttaattatattaatatattaattttacattatttttttttcaaaaccgcACTACTCTTTTATCAAAACCGCACtactttttttatcaaaaccgcACTACTCTTTTAACCAAATCCGCACTTGTCCCGCAAACCGCATGAACCGCAGTTGAACCGTACCGCACCTGAATTCCGCACCGCTAATATTATCAAAACCGCGGTCACCATTCGGACCCTACCGTTTGCCTCCATAAATCATCTACCTTTCTTGGCAGCAAAATTTTACCTTGCTGATTATTACACTTGTACACCTGCAAGATACCATAACCATATAAGAGACCAGCTTCCGTACCATTGCTTAACATCAGTCCAAACAGATTTGGGTCAGAATGTCTAAATTTTAAACTGAATTGATAAAAGTTATGATGCTATTGTGTTTTGTTCTAGTAGGATGATTCTGAATATATTGTTTGTTTCTGtttatataatgtaaattttttatacTCAATGACTCGCTGACTTGACACCAACAACAGTGTAGCAGCCAATGGAAATTTCATTCAATGATGAAGAAACCACTGCACAAGGGAAGACTTTTCAGCAAGAAGTACTTTATCTCTCCACAACCACAAAATGCTCCTTATTGAGGTTAGAGAGTTTTCCTTAAACTTCTTGTTCAACAAGTATAGTTCCAGTTGTTGTGGAAGATATATCTCACAACGCAGCTACATTTAAGCCAAGGCCAGCATTGTATATGCTAGAGGATTATCTAGAGCTttccttaattaatattgttgctTGTGAGTTACATTGTAGTCATCATGTTTGTAAACATGATTGAAATTTTACCGCTTTCATAGAAATGAAACACTGGAGTAAAGAAGAAAGTCTTTGCGCAATTACTAAGTTTTCTCCTACTTTATGATCTATGTCTCACTGATATGCAACTGTAGTGACAGTTTCCTACTAGTCATCGCCTTTTTAACAGCATTTACTATCTACTCTTTTTAGTGAAGGTTACTGAGAGAAAAAAATCAAGTGAATTTCAAAGTGATGAGGGAATTTATTACCTATCTAAGATCAACAAAGTGATGAGGGCTAATAGGATAGATAGTAGCTAGTGACCTAAATTTACTTCTAGCACAAGAAATAACCGCTTTAATATTGTGATATAAAGAAGTAGCAGGTAATAAAAGATCaccgtttttctttttgctgtTGTGTGTGttatctctctctgtctctcgcCTCTCTTAGAGGGAGACTTGCTTTTCCAGGTCTTTAAGCCACAAAAAGGTAATAAATTCTCGAGACCCCATTGTTAATAAATGCTCTCATCCATGTGAGAGAGCCGGGAAAAAAGGGGAttcatttcattttcttgttgTCTGTCTTTCTCTAATCGCTCTATATATCATCCTTCATCACTCATTTATGCTTCACTTGTTAATATTTCTACAACTGGTAGCCAAAAACACCATTCCTTTGTTCCTCTGATGATGACCATGTGATGAATGATATATTCTCTTACTAGCTTCTCCTTCATTCTGTAATAAGATTTTAGAGAGAAAAATGGGTAGATCACCGTGCTGTGACAAGATGGGTTTGAAGAAAGGGCCATGGACATCAGAAGAAGATCAGAAACTTTTGGCTTATATTGACGAACATGGGCATGGAAGTTGGCGTTCATTGCCTGAGAAAGCTGGTGAACCTCTATCATCTTTGTGctcttaaatatttaaaaacattcttcTCATCTATCTTCCTTCTTCTCAAATCTCTTCAGGTCTCCATA is a genomic window of Brassica napus cultivar Da-Ae chromosome A2, Da-Ae, whole genome shotgun sequence containing:
- the LOC106364988 gene encoding amino acid transporter AVT1J codes for the protein MMNEKEDIMSEPFIVKTINDEEATLHDYERYNNNPQGNTSFSKTCFHGINALSGVGILSVPYALASGGWLSLIILFIIAITTFYCAILIKRCMDMDPLLRTYPDIGHKAFGNTGRVIVSIFMNLELYLVATSFLILEGDNLNKLFSNVGFDFMGIEFGGKQMFIVLVALIILPSVWLDDMRILSYISASGVFASGLILASICWVGAFDGVGFKNNDSKMFRTNGVTTSVSLYMFCYCAHPVFPTLYTSMKNKHQFSNVMVICFTICTFIYASVAILGYLMYGSNVDSQITLNLPTDKLSSKVAICTTLVNPIAKFALMVTPILDALRSRFMRNKKAGGLVLGTMLVASNVVVAMLLPFFGELMSLVGAFLSATASVILPCLCYLKISGKYRRLGPETLVLIGIVLIGIVVMITGTYKAVKDIFGQVLKSQ
- the LOC106367184 gene encoding pentatricopeptide repeat-containing protein At5g15280, mitochondrial, encoding MLNLLSSRYSTRLKASLLSRRHSFASSSSSTTSSASSSSRKYVSSSLSGDILDRYSWSLSGSAKASSSPLKGLLLDLSDAVPDITRRFRRFHGLKPEQVLELLLGFESELQRCGKVRPLWNIFRWASKQHKGFKHHSQVYEIMASLLIREGMVKEAELLLLEMEKDGETLDNEVVFCDLIQKYVDGFDSRKAVMLFDWMRGKGLVPLSSCYETLIDHLVRVCKTESAYRVCLDWVEARDESYNMNKIGKVIELLCLDHRVQEARDLARKLSNQTSSIYSRICLGYNEKQDFEDLLSFIREVKYKPDVFVGNRIVHSLCRKFGSERAYVYTEELQRLGFKPDEATYGILIGWCCHEGDLKRAFLYLSEIASKGLKPDVYSYNAVLSGLFRKGLWEHTGCVLEEMKENGVLLGLSTVKVMVAGYCKARRFEEAKKIVKEASKVEDPLTKVGFDPLAVRLKRDNGSGLSKAEFFDELGNGLYLDTDLDAYEEKVNMVLDRSVLPEFNLLIVGACEDGDLHRALSLLDEMPRWGQKLSRRGFTVLMKSLCVSRSYVRVSVSLMRKWPKLANQLDGETLNFLVQEYCKKGLSRQSKLIFHRMSHQTHLHIDNATYTSLISCFCKKESLKDLLNVLDAAKKANWLPHLETCGALWECLLQKGLVNEAVKLFERVFTSKSEACRSFMEKLTALGFSLMAYSIVERLEGEGHVVEEEVYNHLIKGLCKDRNDSAASAVLDKMLQKAFTSDALIEGLCLAGKMSDAENQLRTRLSNGVSLDNDTYSLMFGGYCKGNNLRRVEEVLGIIVRKNVICSVTSYREYVRRMCSERKFISLLLGESNPDGVIIYNLLIFYLFRDKNHKEVEKVLLEMQGRGFLPDEATLNFLVYGYYSCGDYLNSLRYLSAMISEGMRPNKRSLRVVISSLCESGDVKKAMELWEVMESKGWSFGSSVVQTKIAESLISRGDMAKAEDFLTCVTRNGLMAPYYDNVIKKLTGLGSLSVAVHLLNIMLKNRKIPDSSSYDSVINGLLRCSSNKLDEARDFHAEMLELGLSPSVSTWSGLVHKYIEACQVMEAERLIKSMVELGGTPSQEMFKVVIDRFRVENNTVKASEMVEMMQKCGYEVDFETHWSLISNMSSCKEKKTEAGQGFLSRLLSGNGFSWKR